In Wolinella succinogenes DSM 1740, a single genomic region encodes these proteins:
- a CDS encoding ABC transporter permease, protein MKTTVKILKELPWTLWSGWGSVASILLFVALWNVAHQLYGSLILPSPLETFEKLTLLLGDPRIQEHLSLTLHRALKGLLISLALGSLLGFLAGLFKTASLLARPIVTILVGIPPIAWIVLAMIWFGLGEGTVLFTIIIASFPIVFVGALEGSRAIEGESQEMCDAFSLSWIQKLFHLYIPHLFSYLFPSYIAALGMSWKIVIMAELLSSSDGIGAELAIARSHLETITALALVCMMVGTLLIIEYLILEPIKREVQSWRN, encoded by the coding sequence GTGAAAACAACAGTCAAAATTTTAAAAGAGCTTCCATGGACATTATGGAGTGGATGGGGATCGGTGGCTTCGATTCTTCTTTTTGTCGCCCTATGGAATGTGGCTCATCAGCTCTATGGCTCCCTCATCCTCCCCTCCCCTTTAGAGACTTTTGAAAAGCTCACGCTTCTTCTTGGTGATCCAAGAATCCAAGAGCACCTCTCTCTTACGCTCCATCGAGCCTTAAAAGGACTTTTGATCTCTCTAGCCTTAGGTTCTCTGCTTGGATTCTTAGCAGGGCTCTTCAAAACAGCGAGTCTTTTAGCGCGTCCTATCGTCACGATTTTGGTTGGAATTCCTCCAATCGCTTGGATTGTTTTGGCGATGATTTGGTTTGGACTGGGCGAGGGAACGGTGCTTTTTACGATCATTATCGCCTCGTTTCCTATCGTCTTTGTGGGCGCCCTCGAAGGAAGTCGCGCTATTGAGGGAGAGTCACAAGAGATGTGCGATGCCTTCTCTCTCTCGTGGATACAAAAGCTCTTCCACCTCTATATCCCCCATCTCTTTTCCTATCTTTTTCCCTCCTATATTGCCGCCCTTGGAATGAGTTGGAAGATCGTCATCATGGCGGAACTTCTCTCCTCGAGCGATGGAATCGGAGCCGAATTGGCCATCGCTAGAAGCCATCTAGAGACTATCACCGCTTTAGCGCTCGTCTGCATGATGGTCGGCACTTTGCTCATTATTGAATATCTCATCCTAGAGCCCATCAAAAGAGAGGTGCAATCATGGAGAAATTAA
- a CDS encoding ABC transporter substrate-binding protein, protein MSRAIFLLLTLFWGAYAQERLEKLILSGPVASVSHPFLKMIEEGVLEDVASKVEFRLWNNPDELRALVLQKEIDFIALPTNVAAILHHKNQEIELLNVSVWGILEIVSRDPSIRHLEDLKGKEILVPFRADMPDIILQALLQKAGLNPQKDVKLRYVSSPPDALQMLLLRRGDHVLLAEPATSMAMRKTGSFPLKLVAPELYRAINLQEEWGRLFHGEPLIPQAGIAAKKSLSPHLKKRVMEEYEKALEWYQSHPKEAGELIAQKITFFTPQAISDSIPHIRFRSTPIHEARESLERFFAILEEFDARLIGSKRPDDSFYQSKDF, encoded by the coding sequence ATGAGTCGAGCCATTTTCCTGCTTCTAACGCTTTTTTGGGGAGCCTACGCACAAGAGCGCCTAGAGAAGCTTATCCTCTCAGGCCCCGTGGCGAGCGTCTCGCATCCCTTTTTGAAGATGATCGAGGAGGGGGTCTTGGAGGACGTTGCCTCCAAGGTGGAGTTTCGCCTTTGGAACAATCCCGATGAGTTGCGCGCCTTGGTTCTTCAAAAAGAGATTGATTTTATTGCCCTACCGACCAATGTGGCGGCGATTCTTCATCACAAGAATCAAGAGATCGAACTGCTGAATGTCTCTGTATGGGGAATCTTAGAGATCGTGAGCCGCGACCCCTCTATCCGCCACCTTGAGGATCTCAAAGGAAAAGAGATTCTTGTGCCTTTTAGGGCGGATATGCCCGATATTATTCTTCAAGCCCTCCTCCAAAAAGCAGGTCTAAACCCGCAAAAGGACGTAAAGCTTCGCTATGTCTCTTCCCCTCCAGACGCCCTCCAGATGCTCCTTTTACGGAGGGGTGATCATGTCTTACTCGCCGAGCCTGCCACCTCTATGGCCATGCGAAAAACGGGGAGCTTTCCGCTCAAGCTTGTTGCGCCTGAGCTCTATCGCGCCATCAATCTTCAGGAGGAGTGGGGTCGGCTCTTCCACGGTGAGCCCCTCATTCCCCAAGCAGGTATCGCCGCCAAAAAGAGTCTCTCGCCCCACCTCAAAAAACGAGTGATGGAGGAGTATGAAAAGGCACTAGAGTGGTATCAATCTCACCCCAAAGAGGCGGGAGAGCTTATCGCCCAAAAAATCACTTTTTTCACTCCTCAAGCCATTAGCGATTCGATTCCTCACATTCGCTTTCGCTCAACCCCCATCCATGAAGCGCGCGAATCTCTAGAGAGATTTTTTGCCATCTTGGAGGAGTTTGATGCACGGCTCATTGGCTCGAAGCGCCCCGATGACTCCTTTTATCAATCTAAGGATTTTTGA